One Candidatus Hydrogenedentota bacterium genomic window, TTCGCTCTTGGGCGATATATTGGAATTTATAAAGGGTTATGGTACACTCGGGTTCTCCACCTTTGTGACCCATTATACATGTAGAGATTTCTGCAGAAACGAGGATGCCCAGTATGAGTATATATATGTGTACTACCAATGCACGGGTATGGATCAGGGTCATAGGCGAAAGAACTGCAAGGCTGGACGAGCGTAATTGGTTTCTTGAGGCAAGGAGATTTAAATCGATGATGCGAACAGCTGGAAGATGGGTTTCGTCCTCAGGGAAAAAATACTTCGTCGGGGCGAGGAAGTGGATTCGCTTAAGAGGTGCAGTATTCATAACAGATGCCATCTTTGCATGCATCTACATTGCTGTCATGGAAGTTCTCTTCATATTTCCAAGCACACTCGTCGTCGCACCCCTAATTCTGGTTCCTATATTTATGGTATGGCTTTTTCTCGGTTGGCCAGTCTATGTCAAGGTGCGATCTATCTTTACTGCGCTGGGCGGCATTTCAAGGAATTCGTCACGAGCGAGCGATGACACTTCGACGAAATAGAGGGATTGGGGATAGGTGCCGAATTTCTGACAACGGGAACCTGACGAAGGTCACCGCCACGGGCCGGGACGACACGCTGCTGGCCTACGACGGGATGAACCGATTGACAAAGGTGTCCTCCCCGGGCATCAATGAGGCGCAGACGACGACCTACGACCTCCTGGGGCGCGTGAGCGCCCGGAGCACGGTGAGCGGCGGGATCATGAGCCATGCCTACGACAAATGGCGCCGGGTGACGGCGATGAATCTCGGCGGGACGACCACAACGCAGGCCTACGACGCGTGGGGGCGCCTTACGGGCCGCGCCCAGGGCGGCTACAGCGCCACCTACGCCTATCCTCCTGCGGCGGACCTTCGGCGCTACGGCGATAAGCTCTACAGCGTGACCAGCGACTTCCCGGGCGAGGGGGACGTCACCTACGAGTACGGGGGCGACCAGAAACGCCGCAGCCGCGTCGCGGGCGCCAGCGAGACGTGGTACAACTACGACATGGGCTGGAACGTGCTGTCCGAGGAGGACGACGCGGACGGGGCCACGGGCGCCCTGACGGCGACGAACGTGCTGCTGACGCCGGGCGCGGAGGTGAGCGCACTTCTCGCGGACATCGCGGGGGCCAGCCCCGCCAGCGGCGCGCCGCGCTACTACGTCACCGACCACCTCGGCAGCACCCGCGGCGCGTACGACGCGTCCGGAGCCGCCGCCGGAACCTACGAATACAGCCCCTACGGCGGGGCCTACGCCGTCGCGGGCGACGCGCTGGAGACCCTCTCCGCCAGCTTCACCGGCAAGCCCTGGGACGCCGACAGCAACCTGTACCACTTCCCCTACCGCATGTACAGCCCCGAACGCGCGCGCTGGATGACCCGCGACCCGCTGGGGATGGTGGATGGGCCGAATGTGTATGCGTATGTGGGCGGAGGTGTGGTAATGATGGTAGACGTGCTCGGATTGTCAGCGCGGGCAGACGAAGCGGAGTGCTATGAAAAACTTCGGAGAGAGTTCCTGAGCGAAGTCGAAGACTATCTTGCGTCCCAAGCCATAGGTTATGTGGTCGGACTCCTCCTTGAGGGCGGCCTCGTTTTCTATTGTGCGTATGCGACATATGTAGCCATTGCCAGTGCTGGAACTCTTTCGGTTGTCGCCGCAGCGTGCTGGGCGGTGTCTTCCTTTGGGCTCTTGGGCTTGAGCGCTGTTCTCGTTAGCCCTCCAACAGGGAGCGTAGATACGGCATTGAGAGAAACCGTAAAGAGTCTGAAACGATGCTTACTTCAAATCGGCGTTGATTCCGATGACTTGGACCTGGGTGGCGGATACTACCGAGACGAACGAGGGCATAGGCGTCGAATACCGACCGTGAGATCGTAACACTCAAGGTCAGGTCGACCTCACTCAAAGAGCCAATGGTTTTGAAAGTGTTGAGTAACGGGATAACTCTACGTGGTCAATAGAGTAACAGAGAGGGTGTGATTCCGTGCAAATTCCCGAAGCAAACTCTTTTTTCACTTTTCCAGTGATCTTTCTATTTGCTGTGGCGAAATATGACATGTACATAATCATCGCTTGTCTGCTCGCCTTGTCTTCTGCATCTGTAATCATCGGTCGTATTGTAAAGCGCTTCCAAAAGGAGATGGCAAGTGCGCAAGCCACAACACACCTCAAGCGCCTTCGTGGGTGGTGTCTTCTTATTCAAGTTGCAGTCTACTCCTTACTCATAAGCACGTGGATCACGGAACAAGAAGGGTGGTTGCTGTTGCATGAGTTCTTGGAAGCGTGGTATTTCATTTCTTTGGCTCTAGGCTCCTTGGCTCTCTGTGCCCTGCTTGGGTTTAGTACTGGCATGGCAGAAATCTATTGGAGAGAAGTTCGGGCCCCGGGTGCGGGGTTGGCACTCTTACGTTCATACGAAGCATATCGACCTTCATCTAACTCCGCGCGGGTATTGCGTGCAATTTTGGTGCCGCCCCCGGTTTGTGTAAAGCGGGTTATGGTGTTGGTGTTATTTTCACTGGTCGCAGTCTTTGCATCGTTGTGGTTGAAGGCGATTTGGGTTACGCAACACGCCACAGTGGCCACAGCATATATGGCGGGCGGCTGGGCGGCGGAGTCTGAACTAGAGAAAGGAGAGGCTCCCAAGGATATGGTTCTGCGTAGACGGCCCGTGGCTAATACTGACCGTGTGCCCGGAGACTTAAGGGTTGAATACTGGGAGAGCAAATTGGGGTACATGCACTACATCGTACAAAAGGGATTTGTCGAAGGATATAACATGTACGTAAAACATGCACGCCAAAGGGGCGAAACATCCGGTCGCGAATAGCTTTGGAGTTCAATGGGTGCAGTTCTGATATTACCGATGAATTACGAGCGCTATGGAGCGGGCCTTCAGCCCTCATAGGTTATTGGACCCCTTTGCCTGGGCCGATGGCCCAGGCTGGTTTGAAACAGGCCTTCGGCCCTGAATATCGTTTCTTCAGCGCCGAAGGCGCCCGATCATATCAGCCTGGGCCGCAGGCCCAGGAAGAATGCCGACGAATTCGGCCAGGGCTGAAAGCCCGTATCATAGTGGGTTTCCGGCGAACTGCAAAAATCGGGACTATTCTTACTTCCTCATAGTCCGGGTGCGGTAATATTAGCATTGCACCCATTTCAATGGGGAACGCAAAGCGTGGTGGTGGCGCGAGGGCTTCTGATTGGATCCAGGGCGGCGGGTTGCGCTTTTGCAGCCAGCGGGGCGGAATGCTAGGGTGGGGGGGGTATCTCGCTCGTCGGGTGGGTTGAATATTTCGTAGGTTGCTGTTGTAATCTTGTTTGTGCAGAGAGTGAGGCGCAATCGATAATCCGA contains:
- a CDS encoding RHS repeat-associated core domain-containing protein; this encodes MTLRRNRGIGDRCRISDNGNLTKVTATGRDDTLLAYDGMNRLTKVSSPGINEAQTTTYDLLGRVSARSTVSGGIMSHAYDKWRRVTAMNLGGTTTTQAYDAWGRLTGRAQGGYSATYAYPPAADLRRYGDKLYSVTSDFPGEGDVTYEYGGDQKRRSRVAGASETWYNYDMGWNVLSEEDDADGATGALTATNVLLTPGAEVSALLADIAGASPASGAPRYYVTDHLGSTRGAYDASGAAAGTYEYSPYGGAYAVAGDALETLSASFTGKPWDADSNLYHFPYRMYSPERARWMTRDPLGMVDGPNVYAYVGGGVVMMVDVLGLSARADEAECYEKLRREFLSEVEDYLASQAIGYVVGLLLEGGLVFYCAYATYVAIASAGTLSVVAAACWAVSSFGLLGLSAVLVSPPTGSVDTALRETVKSLKRCLLQIGVDSDDLDLGGGYYRDERGHRRRIPTVRS